A portion of the Streptomyces platensis genome contains these proteins:
- the tap gene encoding telomere-associated protein Tap has product MPNDQDELFASVDALLEQAATQDALPEPAERKRLREAGGLSQDQVAKALSVRRETITSWELGRTEPRPPKRAAYIRLLEGLAERFPTQGSQGSKPSSAVPEAGDGPAVTPPPAPAVAPPTAPSPAADSARAPVPAPTRTARTAPSSASSSTSRRPPTKKAAPSKRATTSATPPPAADPRFVHGPLAVLDGDGSAYCVDGLVLDCPATTFPALVEWTLSEAKLGAPRLHRHGKDADPLVVVTAEAAERLGLPRELEDRRGLRLPEDHPVVRHLLRAKWRLTRRGFGPWPRIYRPAQGGERQCVQFAILPWGALDARSWGDSDQLPPAELARVLGSYATRVITPRGSTAVCGLELMTALRPPTRAVRDEATGSWVSGPNPGALTEPVDPAPPEAPGEHPVVASLYPRHHERTPDQVLDEEAYDWFRPLTDEECAQGYSHGVGIDVNMAFAAAANRLNVGTGPATHVSSPAFDAKLPGSWLVDLSRLDLDPRLPSPFTPKGTRPTGPAWYATSTVAYAVELGAPVRPIEAYVRYEHGAYLDAWYTRLRDAYMATMEDLGVTAGMPDDEFLAAMARHKDLDPGQAAVLSAIKSSVKGGIGKLRERPQGVGYKYGERWPALERPTWSPHIRAELIGKARTNMHRKMRKLASAGVFPVAVLSDCAVYLSHGAGPLDFLPRTEEGKPLPGGFRLGVSPGMVKHEGTQDFLWVASMIEDEQINPARHIKGSDAAAGGE; this is encoded by the coding sequence GTGCCCAACGATCAGGACGAGCTGTTCGCATCGGTCGATGCACTGCTCGAGCAGGCTGCCACGCAGGACGCATTGCCCGAGCCGGCCGAGCGCAAGCGGCTTCGGGAGGCCGGTGGCCTGAGCCAGGATCAGGTCGCCAAGGCCCTTTCGGTACGGCGCGAGACCATCACCAGCTGGGAGTTGGGCCGGACCGAACCGCGGCCACCGAAGCGCGCCGCCTACATCCGGCTCCTGGAGGGCCTGGCCGAACGCTTCCCGACCCAGGGAAGCCAGGGCAGCAAGCCCTCCTCTGCCGTGCCGGAAGCGGGCGACGGCCCCGCCGTCACACCGCCACCGGCCCCGGCCGTGGCCCCGCCCACGGCGCCCAGCCCTGCTGCCGATTCTGCGCGCGCGCCCGTCCCCGCCCCCACGCGGACGGCGCGCACCGCACCCTCCTCTGCCTCCTCATCCACGTCCCGTCGCCCGCCCACAAAGAAGGCCGCGCCGAGCAAGCGGGCCACCACTTCGGCCACGCCCCCGCCCGCCGCCGATCCCCGGTTCGTCCACGGCCCGCTCGCCGTGCTGGATGGCGACGGCTCGGCGTACTGCGTCGACGGTCTGGTCCTCGACTGCCCTGCCACGACCTTTCCGGCCCTGGTCGAATGGACGCTGAGCGAGGCAAAGCTCGGTGCGCCGCGTCTCCACCGCCACGGCAAGGACGCCGATCCGCTCGTCGTCGTCACCGCCGAAGCTGCCGAACGCCTGGGCCTGCCACGCGAGTTGGAGGACCGCCGCGGTCTGCGGCTGCCCGAGGACCACCCGGTTGTCAGGCACCTCCTCCGTGCGAAGTGGCGGCTCACGCGCCGTGGTTTCGGGCCCTGGCCGCGCATCTACCGCCCGGCGCAAGGTGGGGAGCGGCAGTGTGTGCAGTTCGCGATCCTGCCCTGGGGCGCGCTGGATGCCCGCTCCTGGGGGGATTCGGATCAGCTGCCGCCGGCGGAACTCGCGCGGGTACTCGGCTCGTACGCGACCCGGGTCATCACCCCGCGCGGCTCGACCGCCGTCTGCGGTCTGGAGCTGATGACGGCTCTGCGCCCACCGACCCGCGCGGTCAGGGACGAGGCCACCGGCTCATGGGTGTCCGGCCCGAACCCCGGCGCCCTGACCGAGCCGGTCGACCCCGCGCCCCCCGAGGCGCCCGGCGAGCATCCGGTCGTCGCCTCCCTTTACCCCCGCCACCACGAACGCACCCCGGACCAGGTCCTGGACGAGGAGGCGTACGACTGGTTCCGGCCGCTCACCGACGAGGAGTGCGCCCAGGGCTACTCCCACGGGGTCGGCATCGACGTCAATATGGCCTTCGCCGCCGCTGCGAACCGCCTCAATGTCGGGACCGGCCCTGCCACCCACGTCAGCTCCCCGGCATTCGACGCCAAGCTGCCCGGCTCCTGGCTGGTGGACCTCTCCCGCCTCGACCTCGATCCACGGCTCCCATCGCCCTTCACCCCCAAGGGCACCCGCCCCACCGGCCCGGCCTGGTACGCGACCTCGACCGTTGCCTACGCGGTGGAACTCGGTGCGCCGGTGCGGCCGATCGAGGCTTACGTCCGGTACGAGCACGGCGCCTACCTGGACGCCTGGTACACCCGGCTGCGCGACGCGTACATGGCCACCATGGAGGACCTCGGCGTCACCGCCGGTATGCCGGATGACGAGTTCCTCGCCGCCATGGCCCGCCACAAGGACCTCGATCCAGGACAGGCCGCCGTGTTGTCGGCCATCAAGTCGTCCGTCAAGGGCGGCATCGGCAAGCTCCGTGAGCGGCCGCAGGGCGTCGGCTACAAATACGGCGAGCGGTGGCCTGCTCTGGAGCGGCCGACCTGGAGCCCGCACATCCGGGCGGAGCTCATCGGCAAGGCCCGCACCAACATGCACCGCAAAATGCGCAAGCTCGCGTCGGCCGGCGTCTTCCCGGTCGCCGTACTGTCGGATTGCGCCGTCTACCTCTCACACGGCGCCGGCCCGCTCGACTTCCTCCCCCGTACGGAAGAGGGCAAGCCGCTGCCGGGCGGGTTCCGGCTCGGCGTCTCCCCGGGCATGGTCAAGCACGAAGGCACCCAGGACTTCCTGTGGGTGGCCTCGATGATCGAGGACGAGCAGATCAACCCGGCCCGGCACATCAAAGGCAGCGACGCCGCCGCAGGCGGAGAGTAG
- a CDS encoding alpha/beta hydrolase produces MFRKNVNDGERAGGRSVLEHGHEGAVPGGEEKAGVSRRTLTTSAALTATMLLAGGGTAQAGPGKARGAKDLTLRLPAPTGPHRIGVTTLYLVDRTRRDPWEPLPVREVMATVFYPARTVRGYPVAPQMSRGAAERLPFIDPLFHEGLPAKGVNWAGTKTHAHTGAPTQDARRPVLLYSPGGGDPRTLGTGIAEELAGRGYVVVTIDHPGDGSEVEFPHARAGRKKVRETVFRGNPRTDPKTFRTAIDTRIADTRFVLDQLEALAAGRNPDAAGRPLPEHLGRALDLRRVGIYGHSAGGTTAAEAMYEDRRIQAAINLEGFLDHPPASPGQEGKLFPIAQYGTDRPLLLLGSDGFPYKRELERSWSAMLAHRHGCTTRRQLDHAAHAVFNDYAVIAPQLQAAGLMSAAHRIELVGAIDPAVSVPLVRHHVVSFFTRHLPTC; encoded by the coding sequence ATGTTCCGCAAGAACGTCAACGATGGGGAGCGAGCGGGCGGCAGGTCTGTACTGGAGCACGGCCATGAGGGTGCCGTGCCCGGTGGCGAGGAGAAGGCAGGAGTGAGCCGTCGGACCCTCACCACATCAGCCGCGCTGACCGCCACGATGCTGCTCGCGGGCGGCGGGACCGCGCAGGCGGGCCCCGGGAAGGCCCGCGGCGCGAAGGACCTCACCCTGCGGTTGCCGGCGCCGACCGGGCCGCACCGGATCGGGGTCACCACGCTGTATCTGGTCGATCGCACCAGGCGCGACCCATGGGAGCCGCTTCCCGTCCGGGAAGTGATGGCGACGGTGTTCTATCCGGCCCGCACCGTCCGCGGCTATCCGGTGGCACCGCAGATGTCCAGGGGCGCCGCGGAGCGCCTGCCGTTCATCGACCCGCTCTTCCATGAGGGGCTGCCGGCGAAGGGCGTGAACTGGGCGGGCACCAAGACCCATGCGCATACGGGCGCGCCGACGCAGGACGCGCGACGGCCGGTGCTGCTGTACAGCCCGGGAGGCGGCGACCCGCGCACCCTCGGCACCGGTATCGCCGAAGAACTGGCCGGCCGCGGCTACGTGGTGGTGACCATCGACCACCCCGGCGACGGCAGTGAGGTCGAATTTCCCCACGCGCGGGCGGGGAGGAAGAAGGTCCGCGAAACGGTTTTCAGGGGGAACCCGCGGACGGACCCGAAGACGTTCCGTACGGCGATCGACACCCGGATCGCCGACACCCGGTTCGTGCTGGACCAGCTGGAGGCGCTGGCCGCCGGACGGAATCCGGACGCGGCGGGCCGCCCGCTGCCGGAGCACCTCGGTCGTGCGCTCGACCTGCGGCGGGTGGGCATCTACGGGCATTCGGCCGGTGGCACCACCGCGGCCGAGGCGATGTACGAGGACCGGCGCATCCAGGCCGCGATCAACCTGGAAGGCTTCCTGGACCATCCCCCGGCCTCCCCCGGCCAGGAAGGAAAGCTCTTCCCGATCGCCCAATACGGCACGGACCGGCCGCTGCTCCTCCTGGGATCCGATGGCTTCCCCTACAAGAGGGAGCTGGAACGTTCCTGGTCGGCGATGCTCGCCCATCGGCACGGCTGCACCACCCGTCGGCAGCTCGACCACGCCGCGCACGCCGTGTTCAACGACTACGCCGTCATAGCGCCCCAGTTGCAGGCCGCCGGGCTGATGTCCGCCGCCCACCGGATCGAGCTGGTCGGCGCGATCGACCCGGCGGTGTCGGTCCCCCTGGTCCGCCACCACGTGGTCTCGTTCTTCACCCGGCACCTGCCGACATGCTGA
- the tpg gene encoding telomere-protecting terminal protein Tpg produces MGILGDSLDKAAANTATRPIPKSAGAQMRFLVKREKGSTKVVAQRLGISQRTVERYLKDQIKRPRPELAARLVAEVTKDWQPRVRDRAKKQAASTGGIVIETRARFGFTAAPGTTDDGRIRLITQHLPPAYAARLFDAQAAGASEQQLQNIAAEGLQEIYFKDRGRRADGLQVEFTDIDYVEMDF; encoded by the coding sequence ATGGGCATCCTCGGCGACAGCCTCGACAAGGCCGCGGCGAATACCGCCACACGCCCGATTCCGAAATCCGCCGGTGCGCAGATGAGGTTCCTGGTGAAGCGCGAGAAGGGCTCCACCAAGGTGGTGGCGCAACGACTGGGCATCTCCCAACGCACGGTGGAGCGTTACCTGAAGGACCAGATCAAGCGGCCCCGCCCGGAACTGGCTGCGCGACTTGTCGCCGAGGTCACCAAGGACTGGCAGCCCAGGGTCCGCGACCGGGCCAAAAAGCAGGCGGCCAGCACAGGCGGCATCGTCATCGAAACCCGGGCCCGCTTCGGATTCACCGCCGCACCGGGCACCACCGACGACGGCCGTATCCGTCTCATCACCCAGCATCTGCCACCGGCGTACGCGGCCCGCCTCTTCGACGCCCAAGCCGCCGGAGCATCGGAACAACAGCTCCAGAACATCGCCGCGGAAGGCCTGCAGGAGATCTATTTCAAGGACCGCGGCCGACGGGCGGATGGGCTCCAGGTGGAGTTCACCGATATCGACTATGTCGAGATGGATTTCTAG
- a CDS encoding deoxyxylulose-5-phosphate synthase — MSNGKTSYVCLPCRVSYKQSYDRARQRICPRCAGPMIHAGSAFAAPRQRDVAAWRTLTVLLNAGVGFHKSCCGGPGYRPRTLRDVRERMTFAQRSDTPVAGALVRRDVP, encoded by the coding sequence GTGTCCAATGGGAAAACCTCGTACGTCTGCCTCCCCTGCCGGGTCTCGTACAAGCAGTCCTACGACAGGGCGAGGCAACGTATCTGTCCGCGCTGTGCGGGACCGATGATCCACGCGGGATCGGCCTTCGCGGCGCCTCGGCAGCGAGACGTCGCAGCATGGCGAACTCTCACCGTGTTGTTGAACGCTGGCGTTGGCTTCCACAAGAGCTGCTGCGGCGGACCCGGCTATCGGCCCCGAACGCTGCGCGACGTGCGGGAACGGATGACATTCGCTCAGCGCAGCGATACGCCGGTTGCCGGGGCGCTAGTACGTCGTGACGTGCCATGA
- a CDS encoding ArsR/SmtB family transcription factor, producing MIRIHFTAVDFAQVRFAPRPAPLQELNVALMKMCTPGDELLFGRWRRRLLRSLPPAVQPFGDLVPAAVAPAFLDVFSDTLKDGLDTVRASPPELVRAEIERVHARQPSPAPLWLRDLHRGDGSAWHLLRRAQHAAFDTALRPVWPVVQDLHQAEFTRHALAVAEHGIGAALTELVPGSRLHENVWHCAAPHEHDITLRGRGLLLLPTFHWTGQPLISDLPGRPVAVTYPAGPGLPLSPAGAVGTDEALAGVLGRTRFDILLLLADEHTTSELARQLNVSNATVSAHTAALRGAGLITTARAGRAVLHRRTALGSLLVQRRARSGSASGGEYRAIFHRRGDRGEAETRCRET from the coding sequence GTGATCCGGATCCATTTCACGGCGGTCGACTTCGCCCAGGTCCGGTTCGCACCCCGGCCGGCCCCGCTGCAAGAGCTGAACGTGGCGCTCATGAAGATGTGCACGCCGGGCGACGAGTTGCTGTTCGGCCGCTGGCGACGGCGGTTGCTCCGGTCCCTGCCGCCCGCCGTCCAGCCGTTCGGTGACCTCGTCCCTGCCGCGGTGGCCCCCGCCTTCCTCGACGTCTTCAGCGACACCCTGAAGGACGGACTGGACACCGTCCGAGCGTCACCCCCGGAGCTGGTCCGCGCCGAAATCGAGCGGGTCCACGCCCGGCAGCCGTCCCCGGCTCCGTTGTGGCTCCGCGATCTGCACCGGGGCGACGGCTCCGCCTGGCACCTCCTCCGCCGGGCGCAGCATGCGGCGTTCGATACGGCTCTGCGCCCCGTATGGCCGGTGGTGCAGGACCTCCACCAGGCGGAGTTCACCCGCCATGCGCTGGCGGTCGCCGAGCACGGCATCGGCGCGGCACTCACCGAACTCGTCCCGGGCTCCCGGCTGCACGAGAACGTCTGGCACTGCGCGGCGCCCCACGAGCACGACATCACGCTGCGCGGTCGCGGCCTCCTCCTGCTGCCCACCTTCCACTGGACCGGCCAGCCGCTCATCTCCGACCTGCCCGGCCGCCCCGTGGCCGTGACCTATCCGGCCGGCCCGGGGCTGCCGCTCTCGCCGGCCGGGGCGGTCGGCACGGACGAGGCGCTCGCCGGCGTGCTGGGACGCACCCGCTTCGACATCCTGCTGCTCCTCGCGGACGAGCACACCACCAGCGAACTCGCCCGGCAGCTGAACGTCAGCAACGCCACCGTTTCCGCCCACACCGCCGCCCTGCGCGGCGCGGGCCTGATCACCACGGCCCGCGCGGGTCGGGCGGTCCTGCACCGGCGCACCGCGCTGGGGAGTCTGCTGGTGCAGCGCCGCGCCCGATCGGGGAGCGCGAGCGGCGGAGAATACCGCGCGATATTCCATCGTCGCGGAGATCGCGGCGAGGCAGAGACTCGGTGTAGGGAGACGTGA